The genome window gaaaggtacctgtaagcacagtgtcgtccttaactgcttcctttgcatccaagcgaaaaattctcgcatttgatttcttcgtctcttccgccttcttggcatacttcgggcaattactctttatgtgccccttttcattgcaattaaagcaggttgcatcctttatctttttgcactccactgtcttatgctccttggacttgcatagcccacagggtggagtccgttgttgcgactgcgaaccagacgcaaacctacacttcccggagtgaggtttcttgcagaccttgcagtaaggtcttccatcagcttgcccctccttctttgtctccgaccctctctttccttcaccgtttccacggtgctttttaccggactttcgtgaggtatcatcctcacgctttcgcttctcagcctccttgctcctttgtgccctcagacggacagcatcaagtgtaagagacaaggagaggtcagtaactgacctgaaggtcgttggcctagaggcttttacgctggccttgatcgccggctctaagcccccaatgaatcgggcaatccttcgtggttctggtgtcacaagatatggcaccaggcgtgacatagtgttaaagcttgtcagataagcttgacaatccaggtttgtcatcaccagtgagacaaaatctgcctcaatcttctcaacctcgtgctgagggcagtagttctcttttatgagggtaataaactccccccatgacattttgtacaaggcagacttacctgaagcctgcaccagagctctccaccacgccagggcctcgcccttgaatgactgggacacaaacttaaccacgtccctctcagcgcacccgctgatgtccacaatcgtgtccatctcgtccagccaggtgatacagtcaaccgcacctttctcccctgtaaattcacgaggcttacatgatacaaagtatttgtaggtgcaacccttagcactagacgcatcagtatattctctatcgcggtgaacgctgtgctcagtagacgaatgcttgtcgtcatctttcttgggttcagagggtggtttggagtgtgtctttggtttagagggtggttttgacacagatctgccttgagactcagtatgttgacgatcaatagctgcctggacagcattgttgatcagagcctttagctgtgcgcctgtcaaatgtactgacgcattgtcatagtcatcttcattcgtgtggctgttctctccattgggatccgccattgtaacttgaatctgttacagaagataacaaaattttaatttaggagattattataaaattgtcttttatgacaatttgtcaaccatggtacagagaccatatctggttaacttattatttcattatatattaggatctgaatatctcctatttaaactatataaatagtattggcggcataaagcctaatcatgatgatgttttataatgttagccgagatttcagagaatcaaaggcatagagagttgaaccgtagttcttttatctctttctgacagagagtcatagactactactgccttttgtcttataagacaatatttatggcccataggcactacacctctaatggatgtcttaatatggttggcccgtaggcactacatcactaatggatgttttaataatattggcccgtaggcactgcatcactaatggatgttttaataattctggcccgtaggcactgcatcactaatggatgttttaatatgttggcccgtaggcagtgcatcactaatggatgtctttataatactggcccgtaggcattgcatcactaatggatgttttaatattactggcccgtaggctctacatcactaatggatgttttaatatgttggcccgtaggcagtgcatcactaatggatgtctttataatactggcccgtaggcattgcatcactaatggatgtctttatagtattgatcacctttattggtgatttaacccacgatttatatatcatttagttgggttttgaaatccttaaaggattattgtataagaatgacgtgcgtgattataacgaatcacatctgccatgaatgttaacatgcgtacagaggttaacagggaatcagaatcttttcagctaggtcgtaccatcttgactgatctttaaaagaccccaagctaggtttcacccccttaagattctttattaggcagatcaatataaaaggaatggttttgatttatttttttatatatattaaaacaaaactcataacatacattccgaaatttcaaatacaattacatattgccctaaacgggtctttcaaataatacatacctccatagaggttttaaaataagtgacaagtccacgcagggactaatataagataggtgtccatgcaaggactaaagataagtccacgtagggactgaaatacgataagttgtccacgcaggaacttatttcaaagtagaaattacagtagtactactattaagggctagtggtcacgtttcttctttttgccctttagtaggttcgccaagcccttgagaaatcctcggtggcttttcttttcttcctcgaactctctctccacacgatctagtcgatggagtatttcttcctgttcaggaggagaaaaacgtggttgttgcgcttgatgcggaacgggaggtctgggaggtattggatacccatgagctgagtaatccggtggtcccatgtttccatgtgctccgtcagggtagcgcgcattatatcttgccgacaccacataggggtcgcgctcatagccgtagttgtattgtgcttgtgacggttcaaacgggttgtaagccgttggacctgtgtaagctggtatgggttggtcatacccaaatggtggcgaatttcgtgcagtaggtgcggagttcgcctcctgtataggacttgaaggtccttcttcatgtagtggcggatagtggctactacttgaatgtcgaggagtgctgaagtggttaccccctcctcctcgtgtagacatacgagcattggtcctcctacgcctcggcggatcaggtataactggttgtgccggtggcggaggtggtggcgtaactgcctcaaagcgtgaatcctcagagggatcctgtggatgtctcggttgttgtgtctgatgagatggtgtgttgtaccactcatgtcggtcaaacaaggccataaagctgtctgggccttgatactgcggaccatgatatgaagatccatcagatacttctatcggatgcgtgggcgtaccacgagctggttcagttggatcctcatcttcctccatgggatcttcagaaaaatggtcttgtggccctagtggaacaaaacctgaaggttcctgtatgtagtcagccggattaaactgagctacgtagtatggactagggtcgtcgtagtttcggtgcgataccgaacgttgtagaggtatgaaggaaggttgtgggttgttggggttattttctgaatctggcccaaaggagtgccggtaggatggcgttgagctgtgcgaagtggaatgcctcgctggttcgtaaagatctcttcgtcgttgtggctcttcgcttcgtgtcatcgaaggatgtcttgtaccagatggtccagcttcttgatcgtgatgcgtcacgatttctcctcggcctcttcttccccttcctcttcctcggaatataacaggtggcattttcctgctccaatacttattaaaaatcaagtcgaaaaataaagacaaaaaggagtattaatccgaatttgtcctaagttcttgtctagactcaagtatgtgcaattgtgtcactgagattaaacacattgcctattgtgtttaattcactcaatgttggctctgataccaacctgtcacaccccgatttccacgtgtctcaccgatgggcccggtgggggattaccgtgacgatgttggcaacaatatagtcaaaccacacaattatataatgcacagcggaagcataagataaatatataaatttcaacctctgatcataatatcaatgtattacagagttgaatatccacagtggatcgaaaataaagataaagtattgttccattagatactgcaatcaagcttgcgaggcttatcccgacgctagggagctaataccagccaattacgtttaggtacctgcacttaatctttttggggaaaatacgtcagtttacactggtaaatacattcaactgacacatttgaaaatgtttattaaaattgatttgaatgcacaaggcacaaactcttttataacttgggaaaattcataatgatattgtgaacgttttacatgttcttttatgcgttcagtagcccgggtcgtgccgggttaaagatttatagacacaccacgtttgcgtaaaaccgtagtacaaaaaccaacggctacgtcttttaattttaatgtcgacactttataccgggtgtacgcctacaccgggatgtcgatggtcgtggccatttcgtaaaatgatgccgaggatatccgggacaacggtcattaaaccccccaaaggcttataagcaacaaaactgtttaaatgagccgatcatatttaatcaattaaccacctaagcgatggaattatataatgctcaatcaagcggtattaatataccgtaacccaagcccatataggggaaataagtcaaaagtatttacctttgcaagtattaatccttaatttagatcaagtcaccgatagcttttactggggctcctaatctggaacgaaggttttaattaacctcttagaatcctaacggtccttatattagccgtagcttaaaccggttgattccgatatatagatatggttaattcgcacgaagaggcgaaaaccgagaatggagtatgatttggacccaacaagtttagtgacttgttttatatgggtttatagttcatactctggattttggggttcaaataatatattttgacccatatcggctattgcacgaaaactagtttcatgagccgtaccgtgtgcgcaaataggcgaaacggttaaccatatgtgtcctacgcttatttcctaagtcaatatgccttaaaagtattttggtatcagtaggataccttccgtaatgcccgtaacgagtttaagtttatattatgccccgtaggggcttttcggtcattttaaagactttaaaagggattttcgagttctacaggaaatctgagtttcccgaacagtttatgaagctcaaaatactttatttattatttaaaaccagtagcaactggaatcgggtcaaaagaccttgtagaactcccgttttggccaaaaagggcatattcggtatctaccgaaccgtagccataaccgcaggttatgagcaaggtaaaaattattaaaaatctttaaaattcccaaaatattattttaccacagtgggtaaaagttttggtgacgaaaacttgggttagatgggcgttatgctaattgcgccattaattacaaaactttcttaaaagtgcgtcttttagcataactctcattctagacctcggtttgacgtgaaactttagggacatgcttataatttaataagcaaggttttggtccgttcacgtgtccgaaatactcgttttaatttcaaaaggccgttacggtcaacttttaggcgaatgacggaattgcgtaaaagactcgggtaactcatgaaccgaccacagaggcttataccaacatgtgacctggtcctaagagagtcctaaggtatatttatacctcactaaaacgggtcagaactgaagtcaaagcaaaagtcaaacttttgcgactttcggctccgaaccggttctatatagtaaatgatcgattcaaacgagcgcaaacatgtttatatacatattatcatgttttatgattgtcaaaacaggttccataacatatatattacagattatgcataaatcgccaaaatggctttctgttgactttttaaccgcacgtttgactcgatatttgacatagttagagtggtgatcagagggaacccttttaggggtttattacccacataaataccaactcaaaactacttttgattcgtcataagactgaaccatttgcaagatattgcaatgacaaccgttagttacgacggttgcgtttatgagctataactatggaaatgtgaaaccaaaatggttatgaatgacttacagaagctaactcttgatgagagaacagaaaagaatgctagggagctcttgaatgatcagatataagtgtttttgagttgtgtgaattgttatgcttaaggcatgctatttatagccaatgccaagccttattgatcattgcaagcactacTATCAGATCAggggtgatggtaggtgtcccctaagtgttatgggttgagcatagggtgcccatgccccataattatgtgcatgatcgttcacaagctccaaaagtcaagaaaacacaatttttctgcatctgggcactttacgcggcccgcatgggagttccatgccattttaacgcgggtcgcctaaagttcaaaaatcagacgcgaaatagaggaggctcgcggcccgcctcaacttatgttgaaaccttacgcgggtcgcctaaggttatattttctgaatttttaaatctttttgtaattattacagaatctggccattaataacgaaatctttcgtaatgattcgcctgacctttcggttttgaaggggtaactttgcggtttggccctcggttatttaccgataggggcctcgtgttaattacccgcattattaagtccccggtttatttattaattatattggaaagccttaactttcgctgttgacgcttttaacccttcttctacgaattcgatcgtaactttctcgtttcatatcgaaactttgcgaaattcatatatattattttagtgagggtataataccgttacaaagtctttggaacgttaaagggtcactcagaggtattattaaacatgttgacacagttaacccctgtagtttgtaatctctcactttcttccgcgttttatttttgtacgatctataatttattcgtttgaaggtttaagcattatttagggatactatacagtatatttacccttgttgacatttataaccctcgaatttatatatactttcaaggtttgtcaaaattagtcctttatttattatagatgccacgtgtaatcaaatgacacgtgttaacacatcattggacacaaaatttcgaggtgttacaaacaaactatcctaaactttcgggatccagcgaatatccccactcgaacgttgaggaccaagtctttcgggttcaacggctTCCTTATAACAaatacgcccgagtcttgaggagaagaagtcctgatgaccgttagtaacttacagccattaacctgcacgtgtttaattcactcaaccttaggatatcgcccaggatgttaacaatatccccgtccagtatcctgatcacaaataaacaattaaaagcgggatatcagtcaggatatgtatactcagaaaatgacccataacaattgtccccaaatatatcggttggtataccaatccaacggatatatttcaaaaGTCTTATCCCATAACTCAAGGCATTTAAAACGAAGCGACGGTCGAGATCACATCGTAACTTCCAACGCGCTTTTTGCTCAATGCAGATCCATAATGCCCCTATatcttctttcttcttgtttgaaaagcagatatctTCAACAGAGCTTTCAGGTAATTCTTCATTTCTTATTTACTTTCTATCAATTTTCCTTGCCTTCTTTTTTATCCCTATGCAGTGAATTTCAAGGAAGTAGCTCCCCCCACCGCCGAATCAGAAGAAAGAATCAACACTGTTTACCGATTACCTGCAATAGACAGGACCTTCACCACACACGTCCCGAGTTCCAGTCAATACTCGTCATCTGAAATGTCTGGTAAAGATTACTTTTAAAATAATTAGCTAACACAGTATAATAATAAAATGAAAAGTAATAATGATGTAAAACTTTTCCCTTTATGCAGCACCGGCCAAGATCCCTGAAGTCTTTGACCTCGACGAGTTGGACAGTTATTCTGATCAGGTTCAGGTCAAGAAGGAACCTAGTCCCAAGGCCACAGCCTCATCCAAACCCAGCAGCTCCAAAGCCATCATTATTCCCAAACCTTCACCGGCTACCAAGCCCCGGAGTTCAAGTTCCCGCAAAAGGAAGGAGCCTGATTCCCCTGTCATTTCTGACACCTTTCCTTATGAGAAGCACGGGTTCATTGAAGCTAGCGGGTTTATGACTTCCTTTCTTAACCAGGTTAGTATTCTCATATTAAATCCTGCGGCTTACATCATTTACAAAGATTTATTAGTACCTGTCCTCTTACCTTCGCAGGGTCTTGAGCGTCTGGTTCACCTATATCAAGAATCCTGCAGGCTTAACAAGACGCTTGAATCCAAGCTAAAGGAAGCAGAAATCACAATCTCTGATCAAGGCATGATTGCAGCCGCCAAATCCCGTCATTACGAGGAGAAATTCAAAGCTATGACTCAAGAACACCAGACTGCTCTCAACAGAGCTACTCTTCAAGCCCATGCCGATCTTGAAGCTGTCCATATGCAACATGAACAGGATATGGTCAGCTACCGGGAAAGCCTTAAGAGTTCCGTCGTCATTTCTCTTCTCCAAGCCAGGTTGAAGATGGCCCATGAAGCCAAAGCATTAGGTTTTGAATGCCCTTCTTGGGACGTCGGTGCTTGGGAGACCAAGCTAAAGAACCTTGGCGACACTTCTTCTAAACCAGCTATCGCTTAATCTTCCAAAGCAGTTGAAAAAGCAACCCATACTGAGAAGGATGCTGAGGAGGATCCCAAGACGGATGCTGCTGAAATCATTATGGACGAAGAAGATACTGCCCCCTAAAGTTTATTTCCTTTAAATTGTTTGAACTATTTTATGAACAATTTTCATTTTTGTATCGAAACAATTTGATAgccgaaggtggatgggtcctgggtttcaggatgaaaccTTCGGTTATCAACTAGTATTGATTGTTTCAAGAATAattttgttttggtcaaaaatcacacaaaggataatgcaaccaaactctatgtaaacggggtatgatgcttggtttgttgaaagagtaaaggatcacttttactatgaaatatgcaaagacacaatgatttatacgaggaaaaagcccttgatcaatgtatgatctccggcataaaaaacctcgggtgatggcaactaccgatcaccaaactttaatataagaaaaatagttacaacttcggatgataatgagctgaatacaaggatcactatagtttcgagtgtctaagcgtgtgagaattgtgttgtgtgttcttccgaatgaggaagagtgttatatatacaagtgtaggtgacctattttaggtaaaaagactgataatcagctcattacccctttagaaataaaagtaaatctagcctaaattatcgcccttaaatcatgccaagtttccatatccttcacaacgtccatctccgattaagcacatgctatagttgtaaagacgtgtcctttaattgtgatgcttaagagcggttcctgctagatgtcctgcaaaacaacaataaattcaacgaaagcaactgttagcatgaggatcctatgatggtccgtgatcctgatcctggaactctgctgaggatcactatctgccaaaggaacaaggatcactggttaggatcacacgtgaggatcatgtattgtaaaaatccagccctaacaattgcccccaaaatataaggagtttattgtaaattaacgagttatattttgctttgatcttatctgcaacgaacaactcggataactagccgttaatctcgaactagccgttgcaacctttacgtcattgaggtgacatccctgcaaatcatgattataaataggagatagggttaggatcaatcttcatttaaattcaagatattctccctttataatctctaccgaagatcaatcaggtattctcttctctttcttccctctcttgctctgtttttctgcttttatcctgccaagagtatgttgctccgaaattcccctcacaaggatcacaagaagagcagtcccctgaaaagccaagggatcgtcaaagactctcctacggagaggtgctgctttactgatgctcatgctgataggatccgtcactgttttccggtggataccgtcttcaagtcttttactcccaccgttctgagtgattttgtttccgacgcctgggtagcctttcctgcaactccgtttaccataggatattcatatccttttccagccttcacccaatccttcttttctctgaccggcatgtcctatatccaagccatgccgatgatctggagggttctgtgtacccttgagaggatcatcgagcaggaggggattgacttagggatgtcagagctggccgagttatatgatcttaccacatttggttcctgtcgatacttgctgaaacggaaggccggggaggatcaccctgttttaaaggttaccaaaaatgatacaaactggaagcgtcgtttcttctttgtgaggagggataccctccctaatgggaaggatctgcccaaggagtgggccacccatggtaggatagaggatcctggaaggatcgccatcagacttgtctcttatgatgaggatcactaatgtctttctttgttttttgtttattgtgcagctatctccattgctcatctcaagttaacccctgctgccagagagagggttctagctttcaagaagcttgatcctgaaatcagaagttttcaagtcaccgtccaagattcacaagaagtatcctccgcatctgccactatgtcaagtaagtatccttattaaaaagtaagttatatgtaagactaTTTAgctagtaagggaacttatcttgttttgattgtgtaggcgctgggaaacctgctaagtctgccaagtctgcctccaagttcgggattgatgaacttgccaatgtcaagtcttcaagaaagaagacttctgttgccagtccctctgcttcggcccctaaggcacctgttaggggtaaggggaagaagagaaagacttctgaggatctccaaggatttcccctgatccgccaacagtttctcgactatgtcaatgaggtaaggatcattgcccctgttggttatccttctcgaatatcctgcttgtgtattctgcctgtatatcctgcttctttgaggatcacctgatcctgaacttacctttttttctcttttgcagaaacttgctgagattgagacctaccttggccatgtcgaggatcaggaaagccaaatcgccgacctccaacaaatgggcgtattgaaggatctcaagatagccgatcttgagaaggaactccgagctacaaaggatgaggctgctcaaaggctgatcgacatggatggcgagaagcaggagatcacccaggatgccaaggtctctgccgcaattaccatgtacaagatacaactacagatggctgcggaggctcaggatcctgccttcgataagagcacatgggatgttgagggctggaaggcaagattggcagagctggaggatgaggacgaagccgaggagatcccaatgctggggggcggtgatgctgagaaggatcaaggtggagaagctggtggtgatggagcagtgaaagtttgagctgctggattgggcgatgatggatatttgtgactaggccggagcccaatttttttaagtttggtagtggtttgtggttgtgatgtttgaaacaatttatggtttgtaacttaaacaatagcttttagggttaaggatcctggatcctttgaacaataggtaggatcgcaaacggtggagggatcctctgtttgggggatgaagcctttgtgatcctgccgcctttaatttcctgcacctgctaagaccgcatagacaatggacaccctttgccaacccatgtggacgggccacgttttgctggtagaaatgtgggttggcaattttgacaactttttgaaagggtttaagatccttttgttaataatataactttaatctttctggcttatctcgtgttgttatcctttatttatcttcttattttccagtttgttttagaaacatatttgttagagtaacaagagttgagcaaaccatgtttaataaatttaggatatgatcctagatcaaatatcctgacactgaaaatttttgaagcaatcaatttcaaggatcataggtttagttgtcaaagtgtaagggttgtttagtataatcaaaatagtcaaggatcatacctgaggatccaagttaggatcctaacctttaatcaagataaccacaagtgaaattttaacggataatgaggattaaggatccttatttgtttaacttcgagaacctgaaaaatggaacataacttgggactaagccaatgtaaaagataaattagtagctggggacatgcccaaaggataactggggatgatcccaaaggatcactggggacaagcccaaaggataactggggacaagcccaaagaataactggggacaagcccaaaggatcgtatgtaaactggagtatggcccttactggcgactatccaaacttagtgacatgaaaatgtcaaaaccttagctaacgtgaaaacgttagaaaccttatgaacggatgtatggtacgtctaccattatacgtaggatcctgggtatagccagtacgatgaggttgtcagccccggaagtgggtactggtcccaaagacgtgaactatatcaggatcatcgtgcgctgctggcggaaactggggataatcccaaggataactggggttggacccaaggatctgcgttgcttttgaagatctttgacgatatgctgtagatacctgaactatcataactcaaatggttcgtgagaagaggatgaaggatacaggatccttatcctttggtaaaaagtaaggaaatgtaatag of Helianthus annuus cultivar XRQ/B chromosome 1, HanXRQr2.0-SUNRISE, whole genome shotgun sequence contains these proteins:
- the LOC118490202 gene encoding uncharacterized protein LOC118490202, producing MQIHNAPISSFFLFEKQISSTELSVNFKEVAPPTAESEERINTVYRLPAIDRTFTTHVPSSSQYSSSEMSAPAKIPEVFDLDELDSYSDQVQVKKEPSPKATASSKPSSSKAIIIPKPSPATKPRSSSSRKRKEPDSPVISDTFPYEKHGFIEASGFMTSFLNQGLERLVHLYQESCRLNKTLESKLKEAEITISDQGMIAAAKSRHYEEKFKAMTQEHQTALNRATLQAHADLEAVHMQHEQDMVSYRESLKSSVVISLLQARLKMAHEAKALGFECPSWDVGAWETKLKNLGDTSSKPAIA